A single region of the Streptomyces virginiae genome encodes:
- a CDS encoding GMC oxidoreductase: protein MTSNLTRRQMLGLGALSTAAALGFTRISVASAAGVEPAAARYAPAIVVGSGYGSAVAALRLGQAGVRTVVLEMGRLWDTPGPDGKIFPSTSAPDQRSMWFRNRTEAPLAQFLWLDVVNRDISPYPGVLDRVNYGDMSVYVGRGVGGGSLVNGGMAPTPRRSYFTEVLPQVDADEMYGTYYPRARAMLGVNDIDPAWFESTEWYRFARISRKHAQNTGLKTVFVPNVYDFAYMQREAAGTATRSALAGEVIYGNNHGKKSVDKTYLAAAVGTGNVTIETMQRVVGVRPDPAGGYVVTVRTSDVTGRVTQVRELGCAQLFLGAGSLGTTEILLRAREKGTLPALSDKVGLGWGPNGNVMTARANHLWDTVGCNQATMPAMGIDDWDNASNPVFAEIAPLPMGIEHWISMYLAITKNRERGHFTYDAATDSARLNWRRDQNTPSVNAAKNLFDRINRRNFTMYRYDLFGDNKAFADNFTYHPLGGCVLGDATDAYGRAKGYQGLYVVDGSLIPGSLGVNPFVTITALAERNMARILADPR from the coding sequence ATGACATCCAATCTGACGCGCCGTCAAATGCTCGGCCTCGGCGCCCTCTCGACCGCCGCCGCGCTCGGCTTCACCCGGATCTCGGTGGCCTCCGCCGCGGGCGTGGAGCCCGCCGCCGCCCGGTACGCCCCCGCCATCGTCGTCGGCTCCGGCTACGGATCCGCCGTCGCCGCCCTGCGGCTCGGCCAGGCCGGCGTACGTACCGTCGTGCTGGAGATGGGCCGACTCTGGGACACCCCCGGGCCCGACGGCAAGATCTTCCCGTCCACCTCCGCCCCCGACCAGCGCTCCATGTGGTTCCGCAACCGCACCGAGGCCCCGCTCGCCCAGTTCCTCTGGCTCGACGTGGTCAACCGCGACATCAGCCCCTACCCCGGCGTCCTCGACCGCGTGAACTACGGCGACATGTCCGTGTACGTCGGCCGGGGGGTCGGCGGCGGATCGCTCGTCAACGGCGGCATGGCCCCCACGCCCCGGCGCTCGTACTTCACCGAGGTGCTGCCCCAGGTCGACGCCGACGAGATGTACGGCACGTACTACCCCCGCGCCCGCGCCATGCTCGGGGTGAACGACATCGACCCCGCCTGGTTCGAATCCACCGAGTGGTACCGCTTCGCCCGGATCTCCCGCAAGCACGCCCAGAACACCGGCCTGAAGACCGTCTTCGTCCCCAACGTCTACGACTTCGCGTACATGCAGCGCGAGGCAGCCGGCACCGCCACCCGCTCGGCCCTCGCCGGTGAGGTCATCTACGGCAACAACCACGGCAAGAAGAGCGTCGACAAGACCTACCTCGCCGCCGCCGTCGGCACCGGCAACGTCACCATCGAGACCATGCAGCGCGTCGTCGGCGTACGGCCCGACCCGGCCGGGGGATACGTCGTGACGGTCCGAACCAGCGACGTCACCGGACGGGTCACCCAGGTCCGCGAACTCGGCTGCGCACAGCTCTTCCTCGGGGCCGGGAGCCTGGGGACCACCGAGATCCTGCTGCGGGCCCGCGAGAAGGGAACGCTGCCCGCACTCAGTGACAAGGTCGGGCTCGGCTGGGGGCCCAACGGCAACGTCATGACCGCCCGCGCCAACCACCTGTGGGACACGGTCGGCTGCAACCAGGCCACCATGCCCGCGATGGGCATCGACGACTGGGACAACGCCTCGAACCCGGTCTTCGCCGAGATCGCCCCGCTCCCCATGGGCATCGAGCACTGGATCTCGATGTACCTGGCCATCACGAAGAACCGGGAGCGGGGGCACTTCACGTACGACGCCGCCACCGACTCGGCCCGGCTCAACTGGCGGCGGGACCAGAACACGCCCTCGGTGAACGCGGCGAAGAACCTCTTCGACCGCATCAACCGGCGCAACTTCACGATGTACCGGTACGACCTCTTCGGCGACAACAAGGCCTTCGCCGACAACTTCACCTACCACCCGCTCGGCGGCTGCGTCCTCGGGGACGCCACCGACGCCTACGGGCGGGCCAAGGGCTACCAGGGGCTGTACGTGGTCGACGGCTCCCTGATCCCCGGGTCGCTCGGCGTGAACCCCTTCGTGACCATCACCGCCCTCGCGGAGCGGAACATGGCCAGGATCCTCGCCGACCCCCGCTGA